One genomic segment of Gossypium arboreum isolate Shixiya-1 chromosome 3, ASM2569848v2, whole genome shotgun sequence includes these proteins:
- the LOC108464837 gene encoding uncharacterized protein LOC108464837 isoform X1 has translation MEKPDSTSGCGCSDVYHSIFIDSNLDTHLAMIVSDSETVSDLKKKILYEHPLCFPNIGEIKINALKVKRKGFLYHLSDSMFVKSAFGGVSRSWFLSVDASSAKEHRENHNSIEPDAGNIVACFGTGINNYSVDVVDLLPVDKAKRLSNVNDAPLLQDRDDCHAKQNSASQQFGFSNSTKENSGNLCKEAEHTADSNNQVSLPATNTGSRPKVQSKDVGDDKISEDLQASVATSVLKEKQKTKKRNKYAIHHDSKENGALVVESGKDALDSGHVLEENLIHNGQSLALNDANLGNQIHVDEASRSLSSDRNKRSTARKRMADGGINVPGEHSELETNKHKDVAHKDQEHESKEDSFQSRPASKKKRKAKKKDVNDNSLIENVEQAIDLNTTSVCTLGQKLENTRAVVDPLNTESVKQNHLLTANANGGKKNRKRQKSNPSQGGSDVSSAKDVHVETFQAVEAIKDKDLGSKGDPVSFLGKHSAGGEISETGLISSMKMQEVSETNQVPQRNKYAIHHDSKENGALVVESGKDALDSGRVLEENLIHNGPSLALNDANLGSQIHVDETSRSLSSDRNKRSTARKKMADGGINVPGEHSELETNKHKDVAHKDQEHESKEDSFQSRPVSKKKRKAEKKDVNDNSLIENGEQATDLNTVTTECTLGQKLENTRVVVDPLNAESVKQNHLSTANASGGKKNRKRQKSNPSQVDSEVSSAKDVHVETFQAVEAIKDKDLGSKGDPVSFLGKRSAGGEISESGLISSMKMQEVSETNQVPHFGAGYNDMDDTNDGNLKSQNEAAQPDVASAIKARDSYDQISSLVDGHPTPVSQEGIDFRKEFGVSRHGNQSCTLEEKIVEPKKSSKKVRKYKKSKDPVGGTEAVDVVHNRGTASDLSPVERPTFVNGDRLSDNAEQGSKTDGKEESKIKKSDCSPSVTDLKADDVIQDVLESLKQCENGPANAEKRDNKPRKRTKKKSSTVVAPPELEGEDDVDHRDSTVLVHNVSEVSASSKSTRKNVMLDSNSAVQLNGSDLGSNRDTIKPQNDGRLIEDVVSVDHSKSTRVDNHEIEDPCGNGRVKSQQKHEIVNSGKIIIDKATRKTGVETVVKGKKNTKPELSSKMLNGNQDKEAKAQAAKSSSIQSQRSSSKVEPSSANVKSNKPLLTISESAAKEPNKSDKIDSTPKSAQRPIDVNSSRSSRDLEKNNPHVVSSSALETPKSTPNLKKGGNGHRLPLDIAKAIESNGRKVGNNLANKKNLLGTSGTIFGHDDKESSDDEDGIGNSDSSTKTPSDSSSSSDSSGNSHVNGSSSPNGSYNSKCEKAGGRDKPKPGSSNPKSMSLHAILRNSSSYKKAKLTASQAIDSQSEEFVPDSQAP, from the exons ATGGAAAAGCCGGATTCCACCTCCGGTTGCGGTTGTTCCGATGTCTACCACAGTATTTTCATTGATTCCAACCTTGATACTCACCTTGCCATGATCGTCTCCGACTCCGAAACCGTTTCCGATCTTAAAA AAAAGATACTGTATGAACACCCGTTGTGCTTTCCCAACATTGGGGAGATAAAGATTAATGCGTTAAAG GTAAAGCGCAAAGGATTTCTTTATCACCTTTCTGATTCCATGTTTGTGAAAAGTGCTTTTGGTGGAGTGAGCAGGAGTTGGTTTCTTTCGGTTGATGCCTCGAGTGCTAAAGAGCATAGGGAAAATCATAATTCCATTGAACCTGATGCTGGCAACATTGTAGCCTGCTTCGGTACTGGAATTAATAATTATTCGGTTGATGTTGTTGATCTTCTACCTGTTGATAAAGCCAAAAGATTGTCCAATGTCAATGATGCACCTTTGCTACAAGACAGAGATGACTGTCATGCAAAACAGAATTCTGCGTCTCAACAGTTTGGTTTTAGCAATTCCACCAAAGAAAACTCAGGAAATTTGTGTAAGGAAGCTGAACATACAGCTGATAGTAATAATCAGGTTTCGCTCCCTGCTACCAACACGGGGTCAAGGCCGAAGGTACAGTCGAAAGATGTTGGAGATGACAAAATATCTGAAGATCTACAAGCTTCTGTAGCTACATCTGTTTTAAAGGAAAAGCAGAAAACTAAAAAGAGAAACAAATATGCCATCCACCATGATTCTAAAGAAAATGGTGCTTTAGTTGTTGAATCTGGGAAAGATGCATTGGATTCAGGCCATGTGCTTGaggaaaatttgattcataatggACAAAGTTTGGCTTTGAATGACGCAAATCTGGGAAACCAAATTCATGTGGATGAAGCCTCTCGGAGTTTGTCTTCTGACAGAAATAAGAGGTCAACTGCTAGGAAAAGGATGGCCGATGGGGGAATAAACGTTCCAGGAGAACATTCTGAATTGGAAACTAATAAACATAAAGATGTTGCTCACAAGGATCAGGAACATGAGTCAAAAGAAGATTCCTTTCAATCTCGGCCTGCATCAAAGAAAAAGCGCAAAGCCAAGAAGAAAGATGTTAATGACAATTCTTTAATAGAAAATGTAGAACAAGCTATTGATCTCAATACAACCTCTGTGTGCACTTTAGGTCAGAAACTGGAAAATACGAGGGCTGTCGTAGACCCCTTGAATACTGAATCCGTAAAACAAAACCATTTGTTGACGGCCAATGCAAACGGTGGGAAGAAGAACAGGAAAAGGCAAAAATCAAATCCTAGTCAAGGAGGTAGTGATGTCTCTTCTGCAAAAGATGTTCATGTGGAAACTTTTCAGGCTGTAGAAGCCATTAAAGACAAAGATTTGGGCAGTAAAGGTGATCCAGTTTCTTTTCTTGGAAAACATTCTGCAGGTGGAGAAATATCTGAAACTGGTCTGATCTCTTCAATGAAAATGCAGGAAGTTAGTGAAACAAATCAAGTGCCCCAGAGAAACAAATATGCCATCCACCATGATTCTAAAGAAAATGGTGCTTTAGTTGTTGAATCTGGGAAAGATGCGTTGGATTCAGGCCGTGTACTTGaagaaaatttgattcataatggACCAAGTTTGGCTTTGAATGATGCAAATCTGGGAAGCCAAATTCATGTGGATGAAACCTCTCGGAGTTTGTCTTCTGACAGAAATAAGAGGTCAACTGCTAGGAAAAAGATGGCCGATGGGGGAATAAACGTTCCAGGAGAACATTCTGAATTGGAAACTAATAAACATAAAGATGTTGCTCACAAGGACCAGGAACATGAGTCAAAAGAAGATTCCTTTCAATCTCGGCCTGTATCAAAGAAAAAGCGCAAAGCCGAGAAGAAAGATGTTAATGACAATTCTTTAATAGAAAATGGAGAACAAGCTACTGATCTCAATACTGTAACCACCGAGTGTACTTTAGGTCAGAAATTGGAAAATACGAGGGTTGTCGTAGATCCCTTGAATGCTGAATCCGTAAAACAAAACCATTTGTCGACGGCCAATGCAAGCGGTGGGAAGAAGAACAGGAAAAGGCAAAAATCAAATCCTAGTCAAGTAGATAGTGAAGTCTCTTCTGCAAAAGATGTTCATGTGGAAACTTTTCAGGCTGTAGAAGCCATTAAAGACAAAGATTTGGGCAGTAAAGGTGATCCAGTTTCTTTTCTTGGAAAACGTTCTGCAGGTGGAGAAATATCTGAATCTGGTCTGATCTCATCAATGAAAATGCAGGAAGTTAGTGAAACAAATCAAGTGCCCCACTTTGGGG CAGGTTACAATGATATGGATGATACCAATGATGGCAACTTGAAAAGCCAAAATGAAGCAGCCCAACCGGATGTTGCATCAGCAATAAAGGCTAGAGATTCATATGATCAGATTTCCAGCCTTGTGGATGGCCATCCTACACCTGTTTCACAAGAAGGAATTGATTTCCGGAAAGAATTTGGGGTATCAAGGCATGGAAATCAAAGTTGTACCTTGGAAGAGAAAATCGTGGAACCTAAGAAGTCTTCCAAGAAAGTAAGGAAGTACAAGAAGAGTAAGGATCCTGTTGGAGGGACAGAAGCAGTAGATGTAGTACATAATAGAGGTACTGCAAGTGATTTATCTCCTGTCGAGCGTCCTACGTTTGTGAATGGTGACCGTTTGAGTGATAATGCTGAGCAAGGCAGCAAAACTGATGGAAAAGAggaatcaaaaataaaaaaatcagacTGTTCGCCTTCAGTTACTGATCTGAAAGCTGATGATGTGATTCAGGATGTGCTGGAGTCCTTGAAGCAATGCGAAAATGGTCCTGCAAATGCAGAAAAAAGGGACAACAAACCAAGGAAAAGAACTAAGAAGAAAAGCTCTACTGTAGTAGCCCCTCCAGAATTGGAAGGAGAGGATGATGTTGATCACCGGGATTCAACAGTCCTAGTTCATAACGTGAGTGAGGTGAGTGCCTCGTCTAAATCCACAAGGAAGAATGTGATGCTAGATTCAAACTCTGCTGTGCAATTGAATGGATCAGATTTGGGATCTAATCGAGATACAATTAAACCACAAAATGACGGAAGGCTTATTGAAGATGTTGTCAGTGTAGATCACTCTAAAAGCACTCGTGTAGATAATCATGAAATTGAAGACCCCTGTGGAAATGGAAGGGTCAAAAGCCAACAGAAACATGAAATTGTTAATTCTGGTAAGATTATCATTGATAAGGCCACGCGCAAAACAGGAGTGGAAACTGTGGTGAAAGGGAAAAAGAACACTAAACCTGAACTATCTTCAAAAATGTTAAATGGGAATCAAGACAAGGAAGCAAAAGCTCAAGCAGCCAAATCTAGCTCCATCCAATCTCAAAGATCTTCGTCGAAGGTTGAACCAAGTAGCGCCAATGTTAAATCTAATAAGCCACTTTTGACCATTTCTGAAAGTGCGGCAAAAGAACCTAATAAATCTGACAAAATTGATTCCACACCTAAAAGTGCTCAGAGGCCCATTGACGTCAATTCTTCAAGGTCATCTAGAGATTTAGAGAAAAATAACCCTCACGTTGTATCAAGCTCCGCCTTGGAAACACCCAAAAGTACTCCTAATCTAAAGAAAGGAGGTAATGGGCATCGACTTCCCCTGGATATTGCCAAAGCTATTGAAAGTAATGGCAGGAAAGTTGGAAACAACTTGGCAAATAAGAAGAATTTACTGGGTACCTCAGGTACAATATTTGGGCATGATGATAAGGAGAGCTCTGATGACGAAGATGGAATAGGCAATTCGGATTCCAGCACGAAAACTCCGTCTGATAGTTCATCATCGTCCGACTCTTCAGGCAACAGTCATGTGAACGGCAGTTCATCACCAAATG GATCTTATAACTCAAAATGCGAAAAAGCTGGTGGAAGAGACAAACCAAAACCAGG GTCTTCTAACCCCAAGAGCATGTCCTTGCATGCAATCCTTCGCAATTCAAGCAGTTACAAGAAGGCTAAACTAACAGCCTCTCAAGCCATTGATAGCCAGTCTGAAGAATTTGTTCCAGACAGTCAGGCACCATAG
- the LOC108464833 gene encoding uncharacterized protein LOC108464833: MKTVKTKPPLLKYYFLTFASLSFLILFFFFSNQRRHSLTSFLTTTAATTHTSSASEVDLKIRPGYTSYDAYIQRQLNKTLNPKLRKIWMTRDWDRKIHVFSNFFRELQLQNLLSNSSKSLCIGARVGQEVEALKRVGVSDSVGIDLVPSPPLVLKGDFHNQPFDNETFDFEFSNVFDHALYPRKFVGEIERTLKPDGVCVLHVALSTRADKYSANDLYSVKPLIHLFQRSQLVRVRKVDGFGLDTEVIFRKKKATQRS; this comes from the coding sequence ATGAAGACGGTTAAAACGAAACCTCCATTGCTAAAATACTACTTTCTCACCTTCGCCTCCCTTTCATTcctcatccttttcttcttcttttctaatCAGCGTCGCCACTCCCTAACATCATTCCTCACAACCACCGCTGCTACCACCCACACTTCCTCTGCCTCCGAGGTAGACCTCAAAATCCGACCTGGCTACACCTCCTACGACGCCTACATCCAACGCCAACTCAACAAAACCCTCAACCCAAAACTACGGAAAATATGGATGACTCGTGACTGGGACCGCAAAATCCACGTCTTCTCCAATTTCTTCCGGGAGCTACAACTCCAAAACCTCCTCTCTAACTCTTCCAAGTCCCTCTGCATCGGCGCCCGGGTAGGCCAAGAGGTCGAGGCTCTCAAACGCGTCGGCGTCTCCGACTCTGTCGGCATCGATCTCGTGCCGTCCCCGCCGCTCGTCTTGAAAGGAGACTTCCATAACCAACCATTCGACAACGAGACGTTCGATTTCGAGTTCTCCAACGTGTTCGACCACGCGCTCTACCCGCGGAAGTTCGTTGGCGAAATCGAGCGGACGCTGAAGCCGGATGGTGTCTGCGTGTTGCACGTGGCGCTGTCAACGCGTGCTGACAAATACTCGGCCAACGATTTGTACAGCGTGAAACCGTTGATTCATTTGTTCCAGAGATCGCAGCTGGTTCGGGTCCGAAAAGTTGACGGCTTCGGATTGGACACAGAGGTCATATTTCGTAAGAAGAAGGCAACCCAACGTTCTTGA
- the LOC108464837 gene encoding uncharacterized protein LOC108464837 isoform X2, with product MEKPDSTSGCGCSDVYHSIFIDSNLDTHLAMIVSDSETVSDLKKKILYEHPLCFPNIGEIKINALKVKRKGFLYHLSDSMFVKSAFGGVSRSWFLSVDASSAKEHRENHNSIEPDAGNIVACFGTGINNYSVDVVDLLPVDKAKRLSNVNDAPLLQDRDDCHAKQNSASQQFGFSNSTKENSGNLCKEAEHTADSNNQVSLPATNTGSRPKVQSKDVGDDKISEDLQASVATSVLKEKQKTKKRNKYAIHHDSKENGALVVESGKDALDSGHVLEENLIHNGQSLALNDANLGNQIHVDEASRSLSSDRNKRSTARKRMADGGINVPGEHSELETNKHKDVAHKDQEHESKEDSFQSRPASKKKRKAKKKDVNDNSLIENVEQAIDLNTTSVCTLGQKLENTRAVVDPLNTESVKQNHLLTANANGGKKNRKRQKSNPSQGGSDVSSAKDVHVETFQAVEAIKDKDLGSKGDPVSFLGKHSAGGEISETGLISSMKMQEVSETNQVPQRNKYAIHHDSKENGALVVESGKDALDSGRVLEENLIHNGPSLALNDANLGSQIHVDETSRSLSSDRNKRSTARKKMADGGINVPGEHSELETNKHKDVAHKDQEHESKEDSFQSRPVSKKKRKAEKKDVNDNSLIENGEQATDLNTVTTECTLGQKLENTRVVVDPLNAESVKQNHLSTANASGGKKNRKRQKSNPSQVDSEVSSAKDVHVETFQAVEAIKDKDLGSKGDPVSFLGKRSAGGEISESGLISSMKMQEVSETNQVPHFGGYNDMDDTNDGNLKSQNEAAQPDVASAIKARDSYDQISSLVDGHPTPVSQEGIDFRKEFGVSRHGNQSCTLEEKIVEPKKSSKKVRKYKKSKDPVGGTEAVDVVHNRGTASDLSPVERPTFVNGDRLSDNAEQGSKTDGKEESKIKKSDCSPSVTDLKADDVIQDVLESLKQCENGPANAEKRDNKPRKRTKKKSSTVVAPPELEGEDDVDHRDSTVLVHNVSEVSASSKSTRKNVMLDSNSAVQLNGSDLGSNRDTIKPQNDGRLIEDVVSVDHSKSTRVDNHEIEDPCGNGRVKSQQKHEIVNSGKIIIDKATRKTGVETVVKGKKNTKPELSSKMLNGNQDKEAKAQAAKSSSIQSQRSSSKVEPSSANVKSNKPLLTISESAAKEPNKSDKIDSTPKSAQRPIDVNSSRSSRDLEKNNPHVVSSSALETPKSTPNLKKGGNGHRLPLDIAKAIESNGRKVGNNLANKKNLLGTSGTIFGHDDKESSDDEDGIGNSDSSTKTPSDSSSSSDSSGNSHVNGSSSPNGSYNSKCEKAGGRDKPKPGSSNPKSMSLHAILRNSSSYKKAKLTASQAIDSQSEEFVPDSQAP from the exons ATGGAAAAGCCGGATTCCACCTCCGGTTGCGGTTGTTCCGATGTCTACCACAGTATTTTCATTGATTCCAACCTTGATACTCACCTTGCCATGATCGTCTCCGACTCCGAAACCGTTTCCGATCTTAAAA AAAAGATACTGTATGAACACCCGTTGTGCTTTCCCAACATTGGGGAGATAAAGATTAATGCGTTAAAG GTAAAGCGCAAAGGATTTCTTTATCACCTTTCTGATTCCATGTTTGTGAAAAGTGCTTTTGGTGGAGTGAGCAGGAGTTGGTTTCTTTCGGTTGATGCCTCGAGTGCTAAAGAGCATAGGGAAAATCATAATTCCATTGAACCTGATGCTGGCAACATTGTAGCCTGCTTCGGTACTGGAATTAATAATTATTCGGTTGATGTTGTTGATCTTCTACCTGTTGATAAAGCCAAAAGATTGTCCAATGTCAATGATGCACCTTTGCTACAAGACAGAGATGACTGTCATGCAAAACAGAATTCTGCGTCTCAACAGTTTGGTTTTAGCAATTCCACCAAAGAAAACTCAGGAAATTTGTGTAAGGAAGCTGAACATACAGCTGATAGTAATAATCAGGTTTCGCTCCCTGCTACCAACACGGGGTCAAGGCCGAAGGTACAGTCGAAAGATGTTGGAGATGACAAAATATCTGAAGATCTACAAGCTTCTGTAGCTACATCTGTTTTAAAGGAAAAGCAGAAAACTAAAAAGAGAAACAAATATGCCATCCACCATGATTCTAAAGAAAATGGTGCTTTAGTTGTTGAATCTGGGAAAGATGCATTGGATTCAGGCCATGTGCTTGaggaaaatttgattcataatggACAAAGTTTGGCTTTGAATGACGCAAATCTGGGAAACCAAATTCATGTGGATGAAGCCTCTCGGAGTTTGTCTTCTGACAGAAATAAGAGGTCAACTGCTAGGAAAAGGATGGCCGATGGGGGAATAAACGTTCCAGGAGAACATTCTGAATTGGAAACTAATAAACATAAAGATGTTGCTCACAAGGATCAGGAACATGAGTCAAAAGAAGATTCCTTTCAATCTCGGCCTGCATCAAAGAAAAAGCGCAAAGCCAAGAAGAAAGATGTTAATGACAATTCTTTAATAGAAAATGTAGAACAAGCTATTGATCTCAATACAACCTCTGTGTGCACTTTAGGTCAGAAACTGGAAAATACGAGGGCTGTCGTAGACCCCTTGAATACTGAATCCGTAAAACAAAACCATTTGTTGACGGCCAATGCAAACGGTGGGAAGAAGAACAGGAAAAGGCAAAAATCAAATCCTAGTCAAGGAGGTAGTGATGTCTCTTCTGCAAAAGATGTTCATGTGGAAACTTTTCAGGCTGTAGAAGCCATTAAAGACAAAGATTTGGGCAGTAAAGGTGATCCAGTTTCTTTTCTTGGAAAACATTCTGCAGGTGGAGAAATATCTGAAACTGGTCTGATCTCTTCAATGAAAATGCAGGAAGTTAGTGAAACAAATCAAGTGCCCCAGAGAAACAAATATGCCATCCACCATGATTCTAAAGAAAATGGTGCTTTAGTTGTTGAATCTGGGAAAGATGCGTTGGATTCAGGCCGTGTACTTGaagaaaatttgattcataatggACCAAGTTTGGCTTTGAATGATGCAAATCTGGGAAGCCAAATTCATGTGGATGAAACCTCTCGGAGTTTGTCTTCTGACAGAAATAAGAGGTCAACTGCTAGGAAAAAGATGGCCGATGGGGGAATAAACGTTCCAGGAGAACATTCTGAATTGGAAACTAATAAACATAAAGATGTTGCTCACAAGGACCAGGAACATGAGTCAAAAGAAGATTCCTTTCAATCTCGGCCTGTATCAAAGAAAAAGCGCAAAGCCGAGAAGAAAGATGTTAATGACAATTCTTTAATAGAAAATGGAGAACAAGCTACTGATCTCAATACTGTAACCACCGAGTGTACTTTAGGTCAGAAATTGGAAAATACGAGGGTTGTCGTAGATCCCTTGAATGCTGAATCCGTAAAACAAAACCATTTGTCGACGGCCAATGCAAGCGGTGGGAAGAAGAACAGGAAAAGGCAAAAATCAAATCCTAGTCAAGTAGATAGTGAAGTCTCTTCTGCAAAAGATGTTCATGTGGAAACTTTTCAGGCTGTAGAAGCCATTAAAGACAAAGATTTGGGCAGTAAAGGTGATCCAGTTTCTTTTCTTGGAAAACGTTCTGCAGGTGGAGAAATATCTGAATCTGGTCTGATCTCATCAATGAAAATGCAGGAAGTTAGTGAAACAAATCAAGTGCCCCACTTTGGGG GTTACAATGATATGGATGATACCAATGATGGCAACTTGAAAAGCCAAAATGAAGCAGCCCAACCGGATGTTGCATCAGCAATAAAGGCTAGAGATTCATATGATCAGATTTCCAGCCTTGTGGATGGCCATCCTACACCTGTTTCACAAGAAGGAATTGATTTCCGGAAAGAATTTGGGGTATCAAGGCATGGAAATCAAAGTTGTACCTTGGAAGAGAAAATCGTGGAACCTAAGAAGTCTTCCAAGAAAGTAAGGAAGTACAAGAAGAGTAAGGATCCTGTTGGAGGGACAGAAGCAGTAGATGTAGTACATAATAGAGGTACTGCAAGTGATTTATCTCCTGTCGAGCGTCCTACGTTTGTGAATGGTGACCGTTTGAGTGATAATGCTGAGCAAGGCAGCAAAACTGATGGAAAAGAggaatcaaaaataaaaaaatcagacTGTTCGCCTTCAGTTACTGATCTGAAAGCTGATGATGTGATTCAGGATGTGCTGGAGTCCTTGAAGCAATGCGAAAATGGTCCTGCAAATGCAGAAAAAAGGGACAACAAACCAAGGAAAAGAACTAAGAAGAAAAGCTCTACTGTAGTAGCCCCTCCAGAATTGGAAGGAGAGGATGATGTTGATCACCGGGATTCAACAGTCCTAGTTCATAACGTGAGTGAGGTGAGTGCCTCGTCTAAATCCACAAGGAAGAATGTGATGCTAGATTCAAACTCTGCTGTGCAATTGAATGGATCAGATTTGGGATCTAATCGAGATACAATTAAACCACAAAATGACGGAAGGCTTATTGAAGATGTTGTCAGTGTAGATCACTCTAAAAGCACTCGTGTAGATAATCATGAAATTGAAGACCCCTGTGGAAATGGAAGGGTCAAAAGCCAACAGAAACATGAAATTGTTAATTCTGGTAAGATTATCATTGATAAGGCCACGCGCAAAACAGGAGTGGAAACTGTGGTGAAAGGGAAAAAGAACACTAAACCTGAACTATCTTCAAAAATGTTAAATGGGAATCAAGACAAGGAAGCAAAAGCTCAAGCAGCCAAATCTAGCTCCATCCAATCTCAAAGATCTTCGTCGAAGGTTGAACCAAGTAGCGCCAATGTTAAATCTAATAAGCCACTTTTGACCATTTCTGAAAGTGCGGCAAAAGAACCTAATAAATCTGACAAAATTGATTCCACACCTAAAAGTGCTCAGAGGCCCATTGACGTCAATTCTTCAAGGTCATCTAGAGATTTAGAGAAAAATAACCCTCACGTTGTATCAAGCTCCGCCTTGGAAACACCCAAAAGTACTCCTAATCTAAAGAAAGGAGGTAATGGGCATCGACTTCCCCTGGATATTGCCAAAGCTATTGAAAGTAATGGCAGGAAAGTTGGAAACAACTTGGCAAATAAGAAGAATTTACTGGGTACCTCAGGTACAATATTTGGGCATGATGATAAGGAGAGCTCTGATGACGAAGATGGAATAGGCAATTCGGATTCCAGCACGAAAACTCCGTCTGATAGTTCATCATCGTCCGACTCTTCAGGCAACAGTCATGTGAACGGCAGTTCATCACCAAATG GATCTTATAACTCAAAATGCGAAAAAGCTGGTGGAAGAGACAAACCAAAACCAGG GTCTTCTAACCCCAAGAGCATGTCCTTGCATGCAATCCTTCGCAATTCAAGCAGTTACAAGAAGGCTAAACTAACAGCCTCTCAAGCCATTGATAGCCAGTCTGAAGAATTTGTTCCAGACAGTCAGGCACCATAG